In Longimicrobiaceae bacterium, a genomic segment contains:
- a CDS encoding superoxide dismutase, with amino-acid sequence MAGFTLPDLPYDYAALEPHIDEQTMRIHHDKHHAAYVSNLNAALEKHPDFDAGSDVDALLRRIDEVPEDIRTAVRNNGGGHSNHTLFWQLMGPNGGGHPSGALADAISSAFGSFDEFKSRFSDAGKTRFGSGWAWLVVGNGGAVEVINTLNQDSPLMEGRTPILGLDVWEHAYYLKYQNRRPDYIEAWWNTVNWDEVSRRYERARG; translated from the coding sequence ATGGCAGGGTTCACCCTTCCCGACCTTCCCTACGACTACGCCGCGCTGGAGCCGCACATCGACGAGCAGACGATGCGGATCCACCACGACAAGCACCACGCCGCCTACGTCAGCAACCTGAACGCCGCGCTGGAGAAGCACCCGGACTTCGACGCCGGGAGCGACGTCGACGCGCTCCTCCGGCGCATCGACGAGGTGCCGGAGGACATCCGCACGGCGGTGCGCAACAACGGGGGCGGCCACTCCAACCACACCCTCTTCTGGCAGTTGATGGGGCCGAACGGCGGCGGGCATCCGTCGGGGGCGCTCGCGGACGCGATCAGCTCCGCCTTCGGGAGCTTCGACGAGTTCAAGAGCCGGTTCAGCGACGCGGGGAAGACGCGCTTCGGGAGCGGGTGGGCCTGGCTCGTGGTCGGCAACGGCGGCGCTGTCGAGGTCATCAACACGCTCAACCAGGACTCCCCCCTCATGGAGGGGCGGACGCCCATCCTGGGGCTCGACGTGTGGGAGCACGCCTACTACCTCAAGTACCAGAACCGGCGCCCCGACTACATCGAGGCCTGGTGGAACACGGTCAACTGGGACGAGGTGTCGCGGCGGTACGAGCGGGCCCGCGGCTGA
- a CDS encoding CcmD family protein, with product MRTARISTLLLAAVLLAAAPLSLRAQEPSYAAPAAAAQAPADPAPSVQAPPQTSTGLPQRAAPPRTLRDYTHVFAAFAIAWLLLFGYVVSIGRRWARVEQELATRG from the coding sequence ATGCGGACCGCACGGATTTCGACCCTGCTGCTCGCGGCTGTTCTGCTCGCCGCGGCCCCACTGAGCCTCCGCGCGCAGGAGCCGTCCTACGCCGCACCCGCCGCCGCCGCGCAGGCGCCCGCGGATCCGGCTCCCTCGGTGCAGGCGCCGCCGCAGACCTCGACGGGGCTCCCGCAGCGCGCCGCCCCCCCGCGGACGCTGCGCGACTACACGCACGTGTTTGCGGCCTTCGCGATCGCGTGGCTCCTTCTCTTCGGCTACGTGGTCTCCATCGGTCGGCGCTGGGCGCGCGTCGAGCAGGAGCTGGCCACCCGGGGCTAG